The Staphylococcus sp. KG4-3 genome has a window encoding:
- the dapD gene encoding 2,3,4,5-tetrahydropyridine-2,6-dicarboxylate N-acetyltransferase, producing MVQHLTAEEIIQFISDAKKSTPLKVYVNGKFENVNFPESFKVFGSADSKVIFCEADDWKQFYESNQSSIDQLEVEMDRRNSAIPLKDLTNTNARIEPGAFIREQAIIEDGAVIMMGATINIGAVVGEGTMVDMNATLGGRATTGKNVHVGAGAVLAGVIEPPSASPVVIEDDVLIGANAVILEGVRVGKGSIVAAGAIVTQDVPEGSVVAGTPAKVIKQTSEVEDSKREIVSALRKLND from the coding sequence ATGGTACAACATTTAACGGCAGAAGAAATTATTCAATTTATTAGTGATGCAAAAAAATCCACACCACTAAAAGTCTATGTAAATGGGAAATTTGAAAATGTGAACTTTCCTGAAAGTTTTAAAGTCTTTGGTTCCGCTGATTCAAAAGTAATCTTTTGTGAAGCTGATGACTGGAAACAATTTTACGAAAGCAACCAATCAAGTATTGATCAATTAGAAGTTGAAATGGATCGTCGCAACTCTGCAATTCCGTTGAAAGACTTAACAAACACGAATGCACGAATTGAACCTGGCGCTTTTATTCGCGAACAAGCGATTATTGAAGATGGTGCAGTAATCATGATGGGTGCTACAATTAATATTGGAGCTGTAGTTGGTGAAGGTACTATGGTAGATATGAATGCAACGCTTGGTGGACGTGCTACTACTGGTAAAAATGTTCATGTTGGAGCTGGTGCAGTATTAGCAGGAGTAATAGAGCCGCCAAGCGCCTCACCAGTAGTCATTGAAGATGATGTGTTAATTGGTGCAAATGCAGTAATTCTTGAAGGTGTTCGTGTTGGTAAAGGTTCTATTGTTGCGGCTGGCGCAATCGTAACACAAGATGTACCTGAAGGTTCTGTAGTAGCTGGTACTCCTGCAAAAGTCATTAAACAAACAAGCGAAGTTGAAGATTCAAAACGCGAGATTGTTTCAGCGTTAAGAAAATTAAATGACTAA
- a CDS encoding M20 family metallopeptidase translates to MNELEFVTTHRRYLHQHPELSLHEYETTEYIANFLEELGVEYQRPLETGVIAYLPGNGEHTIAYRADIDALPIFEENDIDFKSKTDNVMHACGHDGHTTALMLFVKRCKIIADRGELPQNVVFIFQPAEETGGGANRLIRAGAFSHYPIEAVFGVHVMPFENEGRVVIRDEEITASATEYRFYLNGLSSHVADKEQGYSCGEALQHVLGQVGQIQQYHLNGLKRNIVHMGHFEAGEAINTVPSHGYLEGTIRTYDVNDLEIIKQQMAKIAESVKLLFNVDCEVKFEEGYPPTYNDPNLRKCVETGLRNAKFEVIDKPTPYLFGEDFSFYSQLAPSYFVFVGVRDESKGFVTGLHTSHLNFNEHMLIRIADYYEQILNSYSEVRVK, encoded by the coding sequence ATGAATGAGTTAGAATTTGTTACAACACATAGACGTTACTTGCATCAACATCCAGAGTTGAGCTTACATGAATATGAAACAACTGAATATATTGCTAACTTTTTAGAAGAATTGGGAGTCGAATATCAAAGACCCCTTGAAACAGGGGTTATTGCGTACTTACCTGGTAATGGCGAACACACAATTGCTTATCGAGCAGATATCGATGCGTTGCCAATCTTTGAAGAAAATGATATAGATTTTAAAAGTAAAACGGATAATGTAATGCATGCATGTGGGCATGATGGACATACAACGGCGTTAATGCTCTTTGTTAAACGTTGTAAAATCATAGCTGATCGTGGTGAACTTCCTCAAAATGTTGTCTTTATCTTTCAACCTGCTGAAGAAACAGGTGGTGGCGCCAATCGACTAATTAGAGCTGGTGCATTTAGTCATTACCCTATTGAAGCTGTGTTTGGTGTCCATGTGATGCCATTTGAAAATGAAGGTCGTGTTGTCATTAGAGATGAAGAAATTACTGCAAGTGCTACAGAATATAGATTTTATTTAAATGGTCTATCAAGTCATGTAGCAGATAAAGAGCAAGGATATTCTTGTGGAGAAGCATTGCAACATGTACTGGGTCAAGTTGGTCAAATTCAACAATATCATTTGAATGGTTTGAAACGAAATATAGTTCATATGGGTCATTTTGAAGCTGGAGAAGCTATTAATACGGTACCTAGTCATGGATATTTAGAAGGTACTATTCGCACTTATGATGTTAATGATTTAGAAATAATTAAGCAACAAATGGCTAAAATTGCAGAAAGTGTGAAATTATTATTCAATGTCGACTGTGAAGTGAAATTTGAAGAAGGTTATCCCCCTACTTATAATGATCCGAATTTGCGTAAATGTGTAGAAACTGGTTTGAGAAATGCGAAATTTGAAGTGATTGATAAACCTACACCATATTTATTTGGAGAAGATTTTAGTTTTTATAGTCAACTAGCTCCAAGTTATTTTGTTTTTGTAGGTGTACGTGATGAATCCAAAGGATTTGTTACGGGGTTACATACTTCTCATTTGAATTTTAATGAACATATGCTTATTAGAATTGCTGATTATTATGAACAAATATTAAATTCTTACAGTGAGGTGCGCGTAAAATGA
- a CDS encoding alanine racemase, with amino-acid sequence MTAIWSVDTAKFRKNAENVKQDNQLMAVVKNNAYHYGLEFAVTQFLAIGINTFSTTSLREAIRVRKLAPDATILLMNAVYEFDKVRAYNIQMTLPSLSFYYENFNELYDIQVHVEYENLLHRSGMKTIAEIKELLSHHEQNQNTNKMNIVGLWTHFGYADEFDVTDYKIEREAWLDIVEALLAENYQFDMIHAQNSASYYREEGIFPNHTHARVGIALYGSRPYSTIDETVIQQSLTVKGNIIQIREVNQGDYCGYSFAFEATKDQTKLAVVDIGYGDGILKSRAKHEAMINGKRFPIRALMMSHMFVEVDDSVNARDEVILYNNDIRVDEYTFKGVGANSEQLSAMNHDSLIKEYR; translated from the coding sequence ATGACAGCTATTTGGTCTGTGGATACAGCAAAATTTCGAAAAAACGCTGAAAATGTAAAACAAGACAACCAATTGATGGCAGTCGTTAAAAATAATGCATATCATTATGGATTAGAATTTGCAGTAACACAATTTTTGGCAATAGGTATTAATACATTTAGCACGACTTCATTAAGAGAAGCTATACGGGTTCGTAAACTAGCTCCAGATGCTACTATTTTGTTAATGAATGCTGTCTATGAATTTGATAAAGTACGTGCTTATAACATACAAATGACTTTACCTTCCCTATCATTTTATTATGAGAATTTTAATGAACTATATGATATACAAGTACATGTGGAATATGAGAACTTATTACATCGTTCAGGAATGAAGACGATAGCTGAAATCAAAGAACTACTTTCACATCATGAGCAAAATCAAAATACAAATAAAATGAATATTGTGGGTTTGTGGACCCATTTTGGTTATGCAGATGAATTTGATGTGACTGATTATAAAATTGAACGTGAAGCTTGGTTAGATATTGTAGAAGCATTATTAGCTGAAAACTACCAATTTGATATGATTCATGCTCAAAATAGTGCAAGTTATTATAGAGAAGAAGGTATATTTCCTAATCATACACATGCACGTGTAGGTATTGCTTTGTACGGATCAAGACCATATAGTACGATAGACGAAACAGTCATTCAACAATCATTAACGGTTAAAGGCAATATCATTCAAATAAGAGAAGTAAATCAAGGTGATTACTGTGGTTATAGTTTTGCATTTGAAGCAACAAAAGATCAGACTAAACTAGCAGTAGTTGATATTGGTTATGGTGATGGCATTCTTAAATCAAGAGCGAAGCATGAAGCAATGATAAACGGTAAACGTTTCCCTATACGTGCGTTGATGATGAGTCATATGTTTGTAGAAGTCGATGATAGTGTAAATGCACGAGATGAAGTTATATTATATAATAATGATATACGTGTTGATGAATATACGTTTAAAGGTGTCGGTGCCAATTCAGAACAACTGAGTGCAATGAATCATGACTCACTAATAAAGGAGTATAGATAA
- the lysA gene encoding diaminopimelate decarboxylase: MVVEYNDSGELTMGGTSLKTIAQSFGTPTIVYDEVQIRNQMRRFHEAFKKSGLNYNVSYASKAFTCLQMVKLVQEENLELDVVSEGELYTALEAGFDPQHIHFHGNNKTKHEIRYALESKVGYIVIDSLEEIDLIDRYASEEVNVVIRLNPGVEAHTHEFIQTGQEDSKFGLSIKHGLAIQGVQKVKTSKYLKLKGVHFHVGSQIEGTEAMIETTKLVVHWLKENDIEVELINLGGGFSIKYVEGDISFPIEEGIEEIATAVKSIAEEASYPIPEIGIEPGRSIVGEAGITLYEVGTIKEIPNVNKYVSIDGGMSDHIRTSLYDAQYEALLVNRNDPKDETVTIAGKLCESGDIIIKDAKLPSTLKRGDYLAVLSTGAYHYSMASNYNQMQKPSVFFLKDGKAREVIKRQSLRQLIINDTK; this comes from the coding sequence ATGGTAGTAGAATATAATGATAGTGGCGAACTTACAATGGGAGGAACAAGTCTTAAAACTATAGCGCAAAGTTTTGGGACGCCTACAATTGTCTATGATGAAGTACAAATTAGAAATCAAATGAGACGTTTTCATGAAGCCTTTAAAAAAAGTGGATTAAATTATAATGTTTCATATGCATCTAAAGCATTTACTTGTTTACAAATGGTTAAATTGGTTCAAGAAGAAAATCTTGAATTAGATGTTGTCTCTGAGGGTGAGCTATACACGGCTTTAGAAGCTGGATTTGACCCACAACATATCCACTTTCACGGAAATAATAAGACGAAACATGAAATTCGATATGCTTTAGAAAGCAAAGTTGGCTATATCGTTATAGATTCATTGGAAGAAATTGATCTTATTGACCGTTACGCAAGTGAAGAAGTGAATGTAGTTATTAGATTAAACCCAGGAGTTGAAGCGCATACGCATGAATTTATTCAAACTGGACAAGAAGATAGTAAATTCGGTTTATCTATCAAACATGGTTTAGCTATTCAAGGTGTACAGAAAGTTAAAACTTCAAAATATTTAAAACTTAAAGGTGTTCATTTTCATGTAGGTTCCCAAATTGAAGGTACTGAAGCAATGATTGAGACTACAAAACTTGTAGTTCATTGGTTGAAAGAAAATGATATTGAAGTAGAGCTAATAAATCTTGGCGGTGGCTTCAGTATTAAATATGTTGAAGGAGATATAAGTTTTCCTATTGAAGAAGGTATTGAGGAAATTGCTACTGCGGTTAAATCGATTGCTGAAGAAGCTAGTTACCCTATTCCTGAAATCGGTATTGAACCTGGGCGTTCAATTGTAGGTGAAGCTGGTATCACTTTATACGAAGTTGGAACAATTAAAGAAATCCCTAATGTTAATAAATACGTTTCTATTGATGGAGGTATGAGTGATCATATTAGAACGTCATTATACGATGCACAATATGAAGCCCTACTTGTTAATAGAAATGATCCTAAAGATGAAACAGTTACGATTGCAGGAAAATTATGTGAGTCTGGTGACATTATTATCAAAGATGCAAAATTACCTAGCACATTAAAACGTGGCGATTATTTAGCAGTTTTATCTACAGGTGCTTATCATTATTCAATGGCTTCAAACTATAATCAAATGCAGAAGCCTTCAGTATTCTTCTTGAAAGACGGTAAAGCTAGAGAAGTTATTAAACGTCAGTCATTACGTCAATTAATCATTAATGATACGAAATAA
- the cspA gene encoding cold shock protein CspA: MKQGTVKWFNAEKGFGFIEVEGENDVFVHFSAINQEGYKSLEEGQSVEFEVVEGDRGPQAANVVKL; the protein is encoded by the coding sequence ATGAAACAAGGTACAGTAAAATGGTTTAACGCTGAAAAAGGATTTGGTTTTATCGAAGTTGAAGGAGAAAACGACGTATTCGTACACTTCTCAGCAATTAACCAAGAAGGTTACAAATCATTAGAAGAAGGTCAATCAGTTGAATTTGAAGTAGTTGAAGGCGACCGCGGTCCTCAAGCTGCAAACGTTGTAAAACTATAA
- the msaA gene encoding regulatory protein MsaA, whose translation MWTVAKIRADYEGWWLFSDWTDHIVEQYDFETYDEMLNFYTSLIFKSKNSFDNYLVGKHNIHAFYNNCELGFCEDCDEDLQIFYSFIVLNENEVYFNLPIIE comes from the coding sequence ATGTGGACAGTTGCAAAAATTCGAGCTGATTATGAAGGCTGGTGGTTATTTAGTGACTGGACTGATCATATCGTAGAACAGTATGACTTCGAGACTTACGATGAAATGTTAAATTTTTATACATCATTAATTTTTAAAAGCAAAAATTCATTCGATAACTATTTAGTTGGAAAGCACAATATTCATGCGTTTTATAACAATTGTGAATTAGGATTTTGTGAAGATTGTGATGAAGATTTACAAATATTCTATAGTTTTATAGTTTTAAATGAAAATGAAGTTTATTTTAATTTGCCTATAATTGAATAA
- a CDS encoding acylphosphatase has translation MKRKHIKVFGMVQGVGFRYYTQKIARKYHIVGTVENVDNYVDIYAQGDEQSLTQFINAVTEGASPASHVEDFTTEEIEIEQSLKDFKTI, from the coding sequence ATGAAACGTAAACACATTAAAGTATTTGGGATGGTACAAGGTGTAGGTTTTCGTTATTATACCCAAAAAATAGCACGAAAGTATCATATTGTTGGTACCGTTGAAAATGTAGATAATTACGTTGATATATATGCTCAAGGGGATGAGCAATCATTAACACAGTTTATTAATGCAGTTACAGAAGGTGCTTCCCCAGCCTCCCATGTTGAGGACTTTACTACTGAAGAGATAGAAATTGAGCAATCATTGAAAGATTTTAAAACTATATAA
- a CDS encoding 5-bromo-4-chloroindolyl phosphate hydrolysis family protein: protein MRYNISRIFGTIIALPAAVIAWFVSIFALDIYFIFDLLISIATFITFYFPTQRLTSRKYLNEIGLTRRDYHFVNSQLNNAQDKIRRIFKSFVNVRSIKDFRQVNEIYRISRAIFYAVKQQPSSFFKVESFFYSHIDNALNLIEAYTRLSKSPKKTKEEKQKLEQTRITLDEVKRTLVADLRRINDEDYSKLDIEMELNKIEQSRNKK, encoded by the coding sequence TTGAGATATAATATTTCTCGTATTTTCGGGACAATTATTGCTTTGCCAGCAGCAGTTATCGCATGGTTTGTTAGTATATTTGCCTTAGATATTTATTTTATTTTTGATTTGTTGATTTCTATAGCAACATTTATAACGTTTTACTTCCCTACTCAACGATTAACTTCTAGAAAATATTTAAATGAAATTGGTCTAACTCGTCGAGATTATCACTTTGTAAACAGTCAATTAAATAATGCACAGGATAAAATCAGACGGATATTCAAATCATTTGTAAATGTCAGATCTATTAAAGACTTTAGACAAGTAAATGAAATCTATCGAATATCTCGAGCTATATTTTATGCAGTAAAACAACAACCAAGTTCATTTTTTAAAGTCGAAAGTTTCTTCTATTCGCATATTGATAATGCATTAAATTTAATTGAAGCTTATACAAGGTTGTCAAAATCACCTAAGAAGACTAAAGAAGAAAAACAAAAATTAGAACAAACAAGAATTACTTTGGATGAAGTTAAAAGAACATTGGTAGCTGATTTAAGAAGAATTAATGATGAGGATTATAGTAAGTTAGATATAGAGATGGAATTAAACAAGATAGAACAAAGTCGGAATAAGAAGTAG
- a CDS encoding toxic anion resistance protein yields MAREQDYINSHPLDKYIEENSSSESEVVNSTQYTQKDQQKINELSEKIKPMDHDGLLNYGTEAQSHMSQFSHRILNEVKTTDVGPVGESLNGLMSKLKSVNPDELNPENQSKLKRIFRRTKASVNEIFSKMQSVGSQIDRISIELDKHKNNLVKDVDMLDELYNINKDYFDELSLYIEAAKKKQHDLQQEDVPKLRAQAKSTGNQMDVQAASDMEQFIDRLDKRIYDLQLSRQIAIQTAPQIRMIQNVNQALAEKIQSSILTSIPLWKNQMSIALTLMRQRNAVTAQKAVTDTTNDLLLKNSELLKQNALATATENERGVVDIETLKTTQNDIIETIEQTLQIQEQGRNKRKQAESELNQLETELQNQLLDMKQNK; encoded by the coding sequence ATGGCAAGAGAACAAGACTATATAAATTCACATCCATTAGATAAATATATAGAAGAAAATTCTTCAAGTGAATCTGAAGTCGTGAATTCTACCCAGTATACTCAAAAAGACCAACAAAAGATTAATGAGTTGAGTGAAAAAATAAAACCCATGGACCATGATGGCTTATTGAATTATGGTACGGAAGCTCAATCACATATGTCACAATTCTCACACCGTATTTTAAATGAAGTTAAAACAACTGATGTTGGACCAGTTGGTGAATCGTTGAATGGACTAATGAGTAAACTGAAATCAGTAAACCCTGATGAATTGAATCCAGAAAATCAATCTAAATTAAAGCGTATTTTTAGAAGAACAAAGGCATCTGTAAATGAAATTTTTTCAAAGATGCAATCGGTTGGTTCACAAATAGATCGCATATCTATCGAGTTAGATAAACATAAAAACAACTTAGTCAAAGATGTAGATATGTTAGATGAATTATACAATATAAATAAAGACTATTTTGATGAATTATCATTGTATATTGAAGCAGCCAAAAAGAAACAACATGATCTGCAACAAGAAGATGTGCCTAAATTAAGAGCGCAGGCAAAATCAACAGGTAATCAGATGGATGTGCAAGCTGCATCGGATATGGAACAATTTATTGATCGATTAGATAAACGTATTTATGATTTACAACTATCTCGACAAATTGCGATACAAACAGCGCCGCAAATACGAATGATTCAAAATGTTAACCAAGCTTTAGCAGAAAAAATTCAAAGTTCTATTCTCACAAGTATTCCTTTGTGGAAAAATCAAATGTCAATTGCACTAACTTTAATGAGACAACGAAATGCAGTAACTGCTCAAAAGGCTGTTACCGATACGACAAATGATTTATTATTAAAGAACTCTGAACTACTGAAACAAAATGCTCTAGCAACTGCTACTGAAAATGAACGTGGCGTCGTTGATATTGAGACTCTAAAAACAACACAAAATGACATTATTGAAACAATAGAACAGACACTACAGATTCAAGAACAAGGTCGTAATAAACGTAAACAAGCTGAGTCCGAATTAAATCAACTTGAAACTGAATTACAAAATCAACTTTTAGATATGAAACAAAACAAATAA
- a CDS encoding BCCT family transporter, translating to MSSIFTQATSNLVQKGFQISITYFGAFWQILLLATFAVGAFLAFSKYGRVRLGNASKPEMGYFRWAAIVITSGLGAGAIFWAAAEPMYYFIDVPPTMDSDIKNGSTQAIPAAMAQSFTSWGFTAWAVYGAISGIIIMYAHYNKHLKMRPRTLLYPIFGSKIEKSKIGWIIDVFCILGAVAGTIGTIGFFGFQFSYWLHSIFGIPDNIITQILSVTGLMVVVTISATTGIEKGIQFLSKLNVWLALALAAFILLLGPGHFIIDTFISSYGVYITHFLEISTFRGNDKWAGTWMLFFFGWFIGYGPLMGMLVARVSRGRTIREIFLLVSIVAAVVSHIWFSILGGSGLSYEIKNSGTISGPLTDNGLPAAVISIASHLPLGTVMVIVLLLLTLIFVITTADTMSYSISMSVTGEGDPPKMIRLFWVVIMGVISIILINIGEGSINAIQSFIIVTAVPISIIMLPAVWTAPKIAHKLAIEQNIAVNKEKETSKNNILTEKSSDND from the coding sequence ATGTCATCCATTTTTACACAGGCAACTTCGAATTTAGTTCAGAAAGGTTTTCAAATCTCAATTACTTACTTCGGAGCTTTTTGGCAAATATTACTTCTTGCAACGTTTGCCGTAGGTGCGTTTTTAGCATTTTCAAAATATGGTCGTGTTCGACTAGGAAACGCTTCTAAACCAGAAATGGGTTATTTTAGGTGGGCTGCCATCGTAATTACTTCAGGCTTAGGCGCAGGAGCTATTTTTTGGGCTGCAGCAGAACCAATGTATTATTTTATAGATGTCCCACCAACAATGGATTCTGACATTAAAAATGGCAGTACTCAAGCCATACCAGCTGCTATGGCACAAAGTTTTACCTCTTGGGGCTTTACAGCGTGGGCAGTTTATGGAGCAATCAGTGGTATTATTATTATGTATGCACACTATAATAAACACTTAAAAATGCGTCCACGTACACTACTATATCCAATTTTTGGTAGTAAAATAGAAAAAAGTAAAATTGGATGGATTATAGATGTTTTTTGTATTTTAGGCGCTGTAGCTGGTACTATTGGTACAATTGGGTTCTTCGGTTTTCAATTTAGTTACTGGTTACATAGTATTTTTGGTATACCAGATAATATAATTACTCAAATATTATCTGTCACAGGCTTAATGGTTGTTGTGACCATTTCTGCTACTACTGGCATCGAGAAAGGCATACAATTTTTAAGCAAATTAAATGTATGGCTGGCACTAGCACTTGCAGCATTTATATTATTATTAGGTCCTGGGCACTTTATTATAGATACATTTATATCTTCATATGGTGTTTATATAACTCATTTTCTAGAAATTAGTACATTTAGAGGAAATGATAAATGGGCTGGCACGTGGATGTTGTTTTTCTTTGGTTGGTTTATAGGATATGGTCCTTTAATGGGAATGTTAGTTGCTCGTGTATCTAGAGGTCGTACAATTAGAGAAATATTTTTACTTGTATCTATAGTAGCTGCAGTAGTTTCTCATATATGGTTTTCTATTCTTGGTGGTAGTGGTCTATCTTATGAGATCAAAAATAGTGGTACAATTAGCGGGCCATTAACAGATAATGGATTACCTGCAGCAGTCATTTCAATTGCATCTCATTTGCCATTAGGTACTGTAATGGTAATTGTTTTATTATTGTTGACGTTAATATTTGTCATCACAACTGCTGATACGATGTCGTATTCAATTTCGATGTCTGTTACTGGAGAAGGTGATCCACCGAAAATGATAAGACTCTTTTGGGTTGTTATTATGGGTGTTATATCAATCATTTTAATAAATATAGGGGAAGGTAGTATCAATGCCATTCAATCGTTTATTATTGTTACAGCCGTTCCGATATCAATCATTATGCTGCCAGCAGTATGGACAGCACCAAAAATTGCACATAAATTAGCTATAGAACAAAACATAGCAGTGAATAAAGAAAAAGAAACTTCAAAAAACAATATTTTAACTGAAAAATCTTCTGATAACGATTAA
- the brnQ gene encoding branched-chain amino acid transport system II carrier protein encodes MNKNTWIIGFTLFAMFFGAGNLIFPPNLGLDSGQYFWPSILAFALTGIGLPLLGVIVGALDKQGYIGSLNKISPKFSIIFLVIIYLTIGPLFAIPRTASTSFEMTVTPIAHTNSSLALFIFTVIYFLIVLYLCINPTKMVDRIGSLLTPLLLITILAMIIKGFVDYGSNSHSQATEAFTSNFAGFSQGFTNGYLTMDAIAAIAFSMIVVNAVKSTGITHANQIFKQTLMAGVIAAVALMFIYISLGFIGNHMAVPQEKIASLTANDQNIGTYLLTTMASLGFGTLGKYLLGIIVALACLTTACGLIVAVSEYFHRIFPRISYKIYVIVFTLISFILANQGLNSVITMSVPVLSIVYPVAITSVLLILIARFVPTKPIAQQIPVTIVTIVSILSVIHTQGWLKLSFIDSLPLKDYSLEWFPIAVVTTIIGYIVAAMVKNQKPIVYEKE; translated from the coding sequence ATGAATAAAAATACATGGATTATAGGTTTTACATTGTTCGCAATGTTTTTTGGGGCAGGTAATCTTATTTTCCCACCAAATTTAGGCTTAGATAGTGGTCAGTATTTCTGGCCATCAATCTTAGCATTTGCTTTAACAGGTATTGGACTACCACTATTAGGCGTTATCGTAGGCGCGTTAGATAAACAAGGTTATATTGGATCATTAAATAAAATTTCACCTAAGTTCTCTATCATATTCCTAGTCATCATCTATCTTACAATTGGACCACTGTTCGCGATTCCTCGTACAGCATCGACATCGTTTGAAATGACAGTGACACCGATTGCACACACAAATAGTAGTTTAGCATTGTTTATCTTTACTGTAATATATTTCCTGATAGTTTTATATTTATGTATTAATCCAACTAAAATGGTAGATCGTATTGGTTCGCTATTAACACCATTGTTATTGATCACTATTTTAGCAATGATTATCAAAGGATTTGTTGATTATGGTAGTAATTCCCATAGTCAAGCAACTGAAGCATTCACATCGAACTTTGCAGGTTTCTCACAAGGGTTCACAAATGGTTATCTAACTATGGATGCCATTGCAGCTATAGCTTTCTCAATGATTGTTGTTAATGCAGTAAAATCAACAGGTATTACACATGCCAATCAAATTTTCAAACAAACGTTAATGGCTGGCGTTATTGCAGCTGTAGCTTTAATGTTTATTTATATCTCATTAGGATTTATAGGTAATCATATGGCAGTACCTCAGGAAAAAATAGCGAGCCTGACTGCCAATGACCAAAATATTGGTACATATTTATTAACGACTATGGCAAGTCTTGGATTTGGAACATTGGGTAAATATTTATTAGGTATTATTGTGGCACTTGCTTGTCTTACAACAGCTTGCGGTTTAATCGTAGCTGTATCAGAATATTTCCATAGAATTTTCCCAAGAATTTCTTATAAAATATATGTAATTGTGTTTACACTAATTAGTTTTATTTTAGCAAACCAAGGACTTAACTCAGTCATTACTATGTCTGTGCCAGTACTAAGTATTGTGTACCCTGTAGCAATTACATCGGTATTACTTATTTTAATAGCACGTTTTGTACCTACAAAACCAATTGCACAACAAATTCCTGTTACTATTGTTACAATTGTATCTATTTTAAGTGTCATTCATACACAAGGCTGGCTAAAATTGAGTTTCATTGATAGCTTGCCGTTAAAAGACTATTCACTTGAATGGTTCCCAATTGCTGTTGTGACAACAATCATAGGTTATATTGTAGCTGCAATGGTAAAAAATCAAAAACCAATTGTTTACGAAAAAGAATAA